One stretch of Candida orthopsilosis Co 90-125, chromosome 3 draft sequence DNA includes these proteins:
- a CDS encoding Ipp1 inorganic pyrophosphatase yields the protein MSFQTRQVGAANTLDYKVYFEENGKPISPFHDIPLYANEEKTILNMVVEVPRWTNAKLEISKDIKLNPIIQDTKKGKLRFVRNCFPHHGYIHNYGAFPQTWEDPNVTHPETKAKGDNDPLDVCEIGEKVATVGEVKQVKVLGVMALLDEGETDWKIIVIDVNDPLAPKLNDIEDVETHLPGLLRATNEWFRIYKIPDGKPENQFAFSGECKNKKYAEEVINETHEAWEKLIAGQSADSKGIELVNTTLAKTATYEPNVDIPAAAPAKAAPIDKSIDKWFFISGAH from the coding sequence ATGTCTTTCCAAACACGTCAAGTTGGTGCTGCCAACACCTTGGACTACAAAGTTTACTTTGAAGAGAACGGTAAACCAATTTCTCCATTCCATGATATTCCATTGTACGCCAATGAAGAGAAAACCATTCTCAACatggttgttgaagttCCAAGATGGACCAATGCTAAATTGGAAATCTCCAAAGACATCAAATTGAACCCAATTATTCAAGACACCAAAAAGGGAAAGTTGAGATTTGTTCGTAACTGTTTCCCACATCACGGATACATTCACAACTACGGTGCTTTCCCCCAAACTTGGGAAGATCCAAATGTTACTCACCCAGAAACCAAGGCTAAAGGTGACAATGATCCATTAGATGTTTgtgaaattggtgaaaaagTCGCCACCGTTGGTGAAGTCAAACAAGTTAAAGTCTTGGGTGTCATGGCTCTTTTGGATGAAGGTGAAACTGATTGGAAGATCATTGTTATTGATGTCAATGATCCATTAGCTCCTAAGTTGAACGAcattgaagatgttgaaacCCATTTGCCAGGTTTATTGAGAGCCACTAATGAATGGTTTAGAATCTACAAAATTCCAGATGGAAAACCagaaaatcaatttgcATTTAGTGGTGAATGTaaaaacaagaaatatGCTGAAGAAGTTATCAATGAAACTCATGAAGCTTgggaaaaattgattgctGGACAAAGTGCTGACTCAAAGggaattgaattggttaaTACTACTTTGGCAAAAACTGCAACTTACGAACCAAATGTTGATATTCCAGCTGCTGCTCCAGCTAAGGCCGCTccaattgataaatcaattgacaagTGGTTCTTTATCTCTGGTGCTCATTAA
- a CDS encoding Pol1 DNA directed DNA polymerase alpha, translating into MSTKAAKREKLRLLKEARKTGGRVLLDSDDETNLNEIYDEVDEETFREHKRHQLINDDFIVDDNGEGYVDNGTDEWDDSSRPNYYSDEDDIASNKKRHKKKDGQRPTKIAKTAPINNFFKPTTRNKDVKKVDMNIDDILDGFGDVPQKKVNMAKSFANFKKSTINKKKKPNTTFTFSTITKERKSPSVEAFNASSDYTMDFDEVEQPSSPVTTIASDAVQEKENFDPDSSPRKEVTNKKADSGPEIDESDSDDDVIFAKRPKTAGVKRENNTTTISSIKASTISSSPSRQPYTTFVQHTEKLDESNVSSETGSFKMFWLDYAEVENSLLLFGKIQTKDGKVASGVVQVNGLCRELYILPKVNEGSGKNERFSTDDVREEITPIFMDNYKLETLRAKPETKKYAFELANIPKEIEYLKVLLPYNTATNRRVLPADTEGETFNHIFGTNANMFESFVTQRNIMGPCWLEIQGGDFDAIRNSSHCQIEVAVASPGKISVVDKSPPPAPNLTCTSISVQTVMNPKQNKQEVVSVSLATYYNLPQDAPIPEDLKPDDIITFARPVGTVSFPPGMTQLATKEQFELRTCPNEKVLLNAVAAKIKTIDPDIFVGHRLENISLDVLVHRMHDNQVTTWSTLGRRNRKQWPHAINKHGSGFNNNLLIREVFRGRLLCDIANEMGQSLTSKCQSWDLVEMYDVVCHKKHNALDINYQNPRFFEDATLFMLALKENEVNVKIASEVAFATQILSLSKQLTNIAGNAWSHTLSGTRAGRNEYILLHEFRRNNYIVPDKEDSTHKNTSFQQEAQLENADEDVQTATSNKKPKYQGGLVFEPEKGLHKNYILVMDFNSLYPSIIQEYNICFTTVDRARFNTTHNEDKDMPLIPDNDSERGVLPRLLNTLVTRRREVKKLLKDPKNTPFQRAQYDIKQQALKLTANSMYGCLGYVNSRFYAKPLAMLVTNKGREILMDTRQLAEASGLRVVYGDTDSVMIDTGAQSLKEAIKFGEDFKLQVNERYRMLEIDIDNVFKRLLLHAKKKYAAMNVSVNKATGEEVSTLEVKGLDMRRREYCQLSKDISTFVLMKILSDSDPEEALQDVYSYLEEMRDKILRNEIPVDRFKINTKLSKDPNNYPNGKSMPQVSVALRLKNEGKVIKAGSVISYVVTAPTNETDKSTVAERARALQELLSKKLDLKPDPMFYLEKQIFAPVERLLDKIDSVDMMRVATSLGIDTKRYILKVKNEGFNGEIASIESNISDDERFRQSSYLVLKCNCGHVFRYGGIQSSNDYKVTFNGVTCKRCDYTFPTIKLTAQLEATIRKHIALYYCGWLVCDDNSCGIETRQISVYGKRCIGTSGKGLDCRGVMRYRYTDKALYNQLLYFNSIFDVEKTKAGKLRPIVDALETSGSEEQQKLAQGQVDALAEQNKELFGYCQDVVSKYLGECGRRYVNMGSIFDFMA; encoded by the coding sequence ATGCTGACAAAAGCTGcaaagagagaaaaattACGTTTGTTAAAAGAAGCTAGAAAGACGGGAGGAAGAGTTTTGCTAGATTCTGATGACGAAACCAACTTGAACGAAATATATGATGAGGTGGACGAGGAGACTTTTAGGGAACATAAAAGAcaccaattgataaatgatgatttcattgttgatgataatggtGAGGGATACGTTGATAACGGTACTGATGAATGGGACGACTCGTCAAGACCAAATTATTATTCTGATGAAGACGACATAGcttcaaataaaaaaagGCATAAGAAGAAAGATGGACAAAGACCCACGAAAATTGCAAAGACAGCgccaatcaacaatttctttaaacCAACTACAAGAAACAAGGATGTGAAAAAAGTGGATATGAACATTGACGATATTCTTGATGGCTTTGGGGATGTGCCACAGAAGAAAGTCAACATGGCAAAATCGTTTgcaaattttaaaaaatcgaccatcaacaaaaagaagaaaccaaaCACCACATTCACATTTTCCACCATCACCAAAGAAAGAAAGTCGCCTTCGGTTGAAGCATTCAATGCATCATCAGACTACACTATGGATTTCgatgaagttgaacaaCCTTCATCTCCTGTAACAACTATTGCTAGCGATGCTGTTCAAGAAAAGGAGAATTTTGATCCCGACTCATCTCCTCGAAAAGAGGTAACGAATAAGAAAGCTGATCTGGGACCGGAGATAGATGAAAGTGATTCAGACGATGATGTTATCTTCGCAAAGAGACCAAAAACTGCGGGCGTCAAGAGAGAAAACAATACCACCACAATATCCTCTATCAAAGCTAGCACAATCTCATCATCGCCTTCAAGACAACCTTACACTACATTTGTTCAGCACACTGAGAAATTGGACGAACTGAATGTGAGTAGCGAAACCGGAAGCTTTAAAATGTTTTGGTTAGATTACGCTGAAGTTGAAAACTCGTTGTTACTTTTTGGAAAGATTCAAACCAAAGATGGGAAAGTGGCATCTGGAGTTGTTCAGGTAAATGGACTTTGTCGTGAGTTGTATATCTTGCCAAAGGTGAATGAAGGTTCTGGTAAAAATGAAAGATTCAGCACTGATGACGTTCGTGAGGAGATCACCCCCATCTTCATGGACAATTATAAATTGGAAACCCTCAGGGCAAAGCCTGAAACCAAAAAGTATGCATTTGAGTTGGCTAATATACCCAAAGAGATAGagtatttgaaagttttATTACCATATAATACGGCTACGAACAGAAGGGTTCTTCCAGCCGACACCGAAGGGGAAACGTTCAATCACATATTTGGAACTAATGCAAACATGTTTGAATCTTTTGTCACACAAAGAAATATTATGGGTCCATGCTGGCTTGAAATTCAAGGAGGGGATTTTGATGCCATTCGAAATTCATCTCattgtcaaattgaagttgcTGTCGCTCTGCCGGGGAAAATAAGTGTTGTGGACAAGTCCCCACCACCTGCTCCCAATTTAACATGCACTTCGATCTCGGTACAAACAGTGATGaatccaaaacaaaacaaacaagaagTAGTTTCTGTCTCTTTAGCAACATACTACAACTTACCTCAAGATGCTCCGATCCCGGAAGACTTGAAACCGGATGATATCATTACATTTGCTCGACCTGTTGGTACAGTTTCATTCCCACCAGGAATGACACAGTTAGCAACAAAGGAACAGTTTGAGTTACGGACGTGCCCGAATGAAAAGGTCTTGTTGAATGCCGTTGCTGCAAAAATCAAGACGATTGATCCAGACATATTTGTTGGTCATCGGTTGGAAAACATTTCTTTAGATGTGTTGGTACATCGAATGCATGATAATCAAGTCACTACATGGTCTACATTAGGTCGCAGAAACAGAAAGCAATGGCCCCATGCAATCAACAAACATGGTTCAGGCTTCAACAATAACTTGCTTATTCGTGAGGTTTTCCGGGGAAGGTTATTGTGTGACATTGCAAACGAAATGGGACAGTCATTGACACTGAAGTGTCAATCATGGGACTTAGTTGAAATGTATGACGTTGTTTGTCACAAGAAACACAATGCATTGGACATCAATTACCAAAATCCAAGATTCTTTGAAGATGCAACATTATTTATGCTTGCATTGAAAGAGAACGAAGTCAATGTAAAGATAGCAAGTGAAGTAGCTTTCGCCACTCAAATACTTTCATTGTCAAAACAGTTGACCAACATTGCTGGTAATGCTTGGAGTCATACCTTAAGTGGTACTAGAGCAGGTAGAAATGAGTACATTCTATTGCACGAGTTTAGGAGAAACAACTATATTGTACCAGATAAAGAGGATTCAACCCACAAGAATACATCGTTCCAGCAAGAAGCACAATTGGAAAACGCCGACGAAGATGTGCAAACAGCAACATCGAATAAAAAACCCAAGTACCAAGGTGGTTTGGTTTTTGAACCAGAGAAGGGTTTGCACAAAAATTATATATTGGTTATGGACTTTAACTCATTGTATCCTAGCATCATTCAGGAATATAATATTTGCTTTACAACAGTTGACAGGGCTAGATTCAATACTACACATAATGAAGATAAGGATATGCCTTTGATTCCAGACAATGATTCAGAAAGAGGAGTGTTGCCACGATTGTTAAATACACTAGTCACACGACGTAGAGAAGTGAAGAAGCTTTTGAAGGACCCAAAGAACACACCCTTTCAGAGAGCTCAGTATGATATCAAACAGcaagctttgaaattgacgGCAAATTCCATGTACGGCTGTTTAGGTTATGTAAACTCTAGATTTTATGCAAAACCGTTGGCAATGTTGGTGACAAACAAAGGTCGTGAAATTTTGATGGACACGAGACAACTTGCTGAAGCATCTGGCTTGAGGGTTGTGTATGGAGATACTGATTCCGTCATGATTGATACAGGTGCTCAAAGTTTGAAGGAGGCTATTAAATTTGGAGAAGATTTCAAGTTACAAGTCAATGAAAGGTATAGAATGTTGGAGATTGATATCGATAATGTATTCAAGCGTTTGTTGTTACAtgccaaaaagaaatatgcTGCCATGAATGTCTCAGTGAATAAAGCTACTGGCGAAGAAGTGTCAACGTTGGAGGTTAAAGGATTGGATATGAGAAGACGTGAATATTGTCAGCTTTCAAAAGatatttcaacatttgtgttgatgaaaatattgtCTGATTCAGATCCTGAAGAAGCTTTACAGGATGTCTACTCGTACTTGGAGGAAATGCGAGACAAGATTCTACGTAATGAGATCCCTGTTGACAggttcaaaatcaacactAAACTTTCAAAGGATCCCAACAACTACCCTAATGGAAAGTCGATGCCTCAAGTACTGGTTGCACTTCGTTTGAAAAACGAAGGAAAAGTTATCAAGGCAGGTAGTGTAATATCATACGTTGTCACTGCTCCCACCAATGAGACTGACAAATCCACAGTTGCTGAAAGAGCGAGAGCATTACAAGAATTGTTgtcaaagaaattggatttaAAACCAGACCCAATGTTTTACCTCGAGAAGCAGATATTTGCCCCTGTTGAGAGGTTGTTAGACAAGATTGATTCTGTTGACATGATGCGAGTAGCAACAAGTTTAGGCATTGACACCAAACGTTATATCCTCAAGGTGAAGAATGAAGGTTTCAATGGAGAAATCGCGTCTATTGAATCAAACATTTCAGATGATGAGAGATTTAGACAATCTAGTTatcttgttttgaaatgtaATTGTGGTCATGTATTCCGATATGGTGGCATACAATCTTCGAACGATTATAAAGTTACTTTTAACGGTGTCACATGCAAAAGATGTGACTATACCTTCCCTACAATAAAGCTCACAGCTCAACTAGAAGCAACAATAAGAAAACACATTGCATTATACTATTGTGGTTGGTTAGTTTGTGATGATAACTCATGTGGCATTGAAACAAGACAAATCTCAGTGTACGGAAAACGATGCATCGGAACTTCAGGTAAAGGCTTGGATTGTAGAGGAGTCATGAGATACAGGTATACCGATAAAGCATTGTACAATCAATTGTTATATTTTAATTCCATCTTTGATGTGGAAAAGACAAAAGCAGGTAAATTGAGACCAATAGTTGATGCACTTGAGACTTCTGGCAGTGAAGAGCAACAGAAATTGGCTCAAGGTCAAGTTGATGCTTTGGCGGAGCAGAATAAGGAATTATTTGGATACTGTCAAGATGTAGTTCTGAAATATCTTGGGGAGTGTGGACGTAGGTATGTCAATATGGGTTCAATTTTCGATTTTATGGCTTAA
- a CDS encoding Rad57 protein (DNA recombination and repair protein) → MDDFKQLGPSEFQSSHKFPYLVGLLNGYGKSIVDLIHHYEASNNHSELAKLINRPAGEINQYFRALDNDLLIQPSNVNDLFDDGETISTGLTSIDEELGGGGIYLGEVTEVFGASGCGKSQFLYQLIHNCIVQYPQSKPIHVATETFMESKRLADMFEDELDHSTIDAKLNQISYIYCPDLESQDHILFTQLPTQLQQDKSNTKLLVIDSIAHHFRREDAMSNVNFMKDRVEEQEQELEEDADFQELKRLKNSYSKLVGNKTAKYAKRSTKLHYLSSMYRHLTRLAREFNIAVVVVNQVSDHTADFSNTKQSVIDDEDLSYPLNLDFQIPIASGWDPKTIFKYLPPSHVQLNERDLELLDLELQRSLDPNSSSNKRKKVTDENGTRSVPVEEDPRLNKNRIVAMRETQADLIMKAHELKNKSTKRIVPTLGYPWATRIQNRIMLMKTYKPQLKSREELVSESEANGGVDLETGLSYAQLCEGFTLGSNGSKEQSRQLSPASSSATSASVQSSVSSLIKGWQVERFIKVVLSTHNIRNNRFKNYAFAIDKRGLKEV, encoded by the coding sequence ATGGATGATTTCAAACAGTTGGGTCCAAGTGAGTTTCAAAGCTCTCACAAATTCCCCTATCTAGTGGGTTTACTAAATGGTTATGGGAAATCCATCGTTGACCTAATACACCACTATGAGGCATCCAATAATCATTCAGAGCTAGCTAAACTCATAAACCGACCAGCAGGTGAAATAAACCAGTATTTTCGAGCACTAGATAATGATTTATTAATACAGCCGAGTAATGtgaatgatttgtttgatgatggagaGACAATCTCCACTGGGTTGACATcgattgatgaagagttggGTGGTGGTGGAATTTACCTCGGTGAGGTAACCGAGGTGTTTGGTGCTAGTGGTTGTGGGAAATCACAGTTTCTTTATCAGTTGATCCACAACTGTATTGTACAGTACCCTCAAAGTAAACCCATTCATGTTGCCACGGAGACATTTATGGAGTCGAAAAGGTTGGCAGATATGTTTGAAGACGAGTTGGATCATCTGacaattgatgcaaaattgaatcaaatatCCTATATATATTGTCCTGACTTGGAAAGTCAAGATCATATTTTGTTTACACAATTGCCAAcacaattgcaacaagatAAATCAAATACGAAACTTCTTGTTATTGATTCGATTGCTCATCACTTTCGACGAGAGGATGCAATGTCCAACGTCAACTTTATGAAAGACAGGGTAGAGGAGCAAGAACAAGAGCTTGAAGAGGATGCAGATTTCCAAGAACTTAAACGATTGAAAAATAGTTATCTGAAATTGGTTGGCAACAAGACTGCCAAGTATGCGAaaagatcaacaaaactACATTATCTAAGTCTGATGTATCGCCATTTGACCAGATTGGCCAGGGAGTTCAATATTGCTGTAGTGGTGGTGAATCAAGTTAGTGATCATACTGCTGACTTTTCCAATACAAAACAATCtgtcattgatgatgaggatttATCGTATcctttgaatttggatttcCAAATCCCTATAGCATCCGGATGGGACCCCAAaacaatattcaaatacCTACCTCCTTCACACGTACAGTTAAACGAACGAGATTTGGAGTTATTAGATTTGGAATTGCAAAGATCACTTGATCCAAATTCTTCCTCAAACAAACGCAAAAAGGTAACGGATGAAAATGGCACTAGGTCTGTGCCCGTAGAAGAAGATCCTCGATTGAACAAAAATAGGATTGTTGCCATGCGTGAAACTCAAGCTGATTTGATCATGAAGGCTCatgagttgaaaaataagAGTACAAAAAGAATAGTTCCTACTTTGGGGTATCCATGGGCAACGAGAATTCAAAATAGAATcatgttgatgaaaacgTATAAGCCTCAATTGAAGTCAAGAGAAGAGCTAGTAAGTGAGAGTGAAGCGAATGGAGGAGTGGATTTAGAAACTGGGTTATCTTATGCTCAACTTTGCGAGGGGTTTACGTTGGGCTCAAATGGGAGTAAAGAGCAGTCACGGCAACTACTGCCTGCTTCATCTTCAGCCACCAGTGCTAGTGTCCAATCGAGTGTTTCTCTGTTGATAAAAGGCTGGCAAGTTGAACGGTTCATCAAGGTTGTTCTAAGTACACACAACATAAGAAATAATAGGTTTAAGAATTACgcttttgcaattgataaacGAGGGTTGAAAGAGGTCTGA
- a CDS encoding mitochondrial cell death effector, with the protein MSPTKSVIIVGGSYAAILALKTLLSTKDVKLDITMISPNDKAFFNVSVPRLLVENDSIKKTVFPLGESIDNLVKGTIHKAAHVQSSVKNVDFKSKSVTIADESKLNYDNLILASGTRSVSPIWKLDSVKSVDFTLDSIKETSAQIQKAKSIAIIGGGTTGVETAGELGHEYKGKKKIVLYTGSSGPLSIPLPNHVSSVTKKLEKLDIEIVNNQRVKKEGDSTIVFEDGTTRDFDLVVEAFKLIPNTEYLPDEVLDKNKYVITDEYFRVRDFHEVICLGDILASGQQSIVDLTYNQKPIFAKTVAYEVFDDLNVKLTPYVKPRKATIVVPIGRDGGVGAIYGWSIPNCVVWFAKSRNFMIPKASEFFT; encoded by the coding sequence ATGTCGCCCACCAAACTGGTTATTATTGTTGGAGGTTCTTATGCTGCTATATTAGCTTTGAAGACGTTACTTTCCACTAAAGACGTCAAATTAGACATTACAATGATCTCACCCAACGACAAggcatttttcaatgttaGTGTTCCTCGTTTACTAGTTGAGAATGACtcaataaagaaaacaGTTTTCCCCCTTGgtgaatcaattgacaatttggTCAAAGGAACGATTCATAAAGCAGCTCATGTTCAGTCAAGTGTCAAAAATGTTGacttcaaatcaaagagTGTAACTATTGCTGATGAATCTAAGTTGAACTATGATAATTTGATACTCGCGTCCGGTACAAGATCGGTGTCACCGATTTGGAAACTTGATTCAGTAAAGAGTGTTGATTTCACATTGGATTCAATTAAAGAAACTAGTGCCCAAATCCAAAAAGCGAAAAGTATTGCAATTATCGGAGGTGGAACTACTGGTGTTGAAACTGCAGGTGAATTAGGACATGAGTACAAAggcaaaaagaaaattgttttgtataCTGGATCACTGGGGCCACTATCTATCCCATTACCTAACCACGTTTCATCGGTGACtaaaaagttggaaaaattggatattgaaattgttaaTAATCAGCGTGTCAAGAAAGAGGGAGATTCCactattgtttttgaagatgGTACTACTCGTGactttgatttggttgttgaagcattcaaattgataccAAATACTGAGTACTTACCAGATGAAGTATTAGACAAGAACAAATATGTAATCACCGATGAGTATTTCCGTGTGCGTGATTTTCATGAGGTTATTTGTCTTGGTGATATCCTTGCTCTGGGACAACAATCCATAGTTGATTTAACATATAATCAAAAGCCAATATTTGCAAAGACTGTTGCTTACGAAgtgtttgatgatttgaacGTCAAGTTAACACCATATGTTAAACCTAGGAAAGCTACAATTGTGGTGCCAATTGGTAGAGatggtggtgttggtgCTATTTATGGATGGTCCATCCCTAACTGTGTTGTTTGGTTTGCTAAATCTAGAAACTTCATGATCCCTAAAGCTTCAGAGTTTTTTACATAG
- a CDS encoding Spo11 DNA endonuclease (required for genetic recombination between homologous chromosomes during the parasexual cycle in C. albicans), translating into MSFNTPSIFTSDCTKLAAIIKIIKILKSNLILNKTTTVRDIYYQDVEIFNRDQQECRKLLTDLVEDGLGWSLARDFNIHPTQKGLMYGNIFKQMAEPILIPIDYCSYFKWNSTILPGTALLVIVLEKDAVLHSFSKFIETKSDALHRNLIVITGKGFSDNLTQRFASWLTKTYHTTTLGFFDSDSHGILIYKQFKFSIPDIEYTGMYLLESNPISQLTISTRDVSIMTNLSSTAMVNLGEKVHRELTRGIFLHKKAEMNVVAADEYNTYILDKVRKCLPCT; encoded by the coding sequence ATGCTGTTCAATACTCCCTCAATTTTCACATCGGATTGCACCAAACTAGCAgccattatcaaaataatcaaaatccTTAAGAGTAACTTGATCCTCAATAAGACCACAACTGTAAGAGATATCTACTATCAAGATGTAGAAATATTCAACAGAGACCAACAGGAATGCAGGAAACTCCTCACAGATTTGGTTGAAGATGGTCTAGGGTGGTCCTTGGCCCGAGATTTTAATATCCACCCAACTCAAAAGGGGTTGATGTATGGCAACATTTTTAAGCAAATGGCAGaaccaattttgattcCCATTGACTATTGCAGCTACTTCAAATGGAACTCCACCATACTCCCCGGAACTGCATTGTTGGTGATAGTACTTGAAAAGGATGCGGTGTTACATTCGTTTAGCAAATTCATAGAAACAAAATCTGACGCGTTGCATAGAAATTTGATAGTGATTACAGGGAAGGGGTTCTCAGACAACTTGACACAACGATTTGCCAGTTGGTTAACAAAAACTTACCACACGACAACTTTAGGCTTTTTCGACTCCGATTCTCATGGGATACTCATatacaaacaatttaaattttcCATCCCTGACATTGAATACACAGGGATGTATCTACTTGAATCGAATCCTATTTCACAATTAACAATCAGCACTCGGGATGTATCCATAATGACGAACCTTTCTTCCACTGCAATGGTTAATCTAGGAGAAAAAGTCCACAGAGAGCTAACACGAGGCATATTCTTACACAAGAAGGCAGAAATGAACGTTGTAGCAGCTGATGAATATAACACCTACATACTTGACAAGGTCCGTAAATGCTTACCCTGCACGTGA
- a CDS encoding Vam3 target membrane receptor (t-SNARE) (involved in vacuolar transport, and secretion): MSFANIDLEAQKKPLIQKGAVDKYTDAESNHLDKIIDKTSKQLQTFNQQILQFDQQRRQLGSRRDCVQLRSNIDNSIDHINELYIAIQHLISNLSQLINVSAGDKSDGTDKLKVSSRHIVIKERLVSEFNELDKKFKRSVKVYQEKKRVTPIISKTDPQRDNKEPTHYDSYQVQQQTQLEPELDQDLVEQTELQYHLQLTEERNREIEQVTEGIMEVNSIFKDLDQLIHQQGEQLNTVEDNILQLHGNTQQADRELTKANNYQKSKSKWSCILLTALTIIVLIVVLAVVS; the protein is encoded by the coding sequence ATgtcttttgcaaatatCGACCTCGAAGCTCAAAAGAAGCCGTTGATACAGAAAGGTGCTGTAGACAAGTATACTGATGCTGAATCTAATCATTTGGATAAGATTATCGATAAGACTTCGAAGCAACTACAAACAtttaatcaacaaatcttaCAATTTGACCAACAAAGAAGACAGCTAGGCTCAAGGCGAGATTGCGTACAGCTTCGTTCTAATATTGATAATTCCATTGACCACATAAACGAGTTGTATATTGCGATACAGCACTTAATATCTAACTTATCgcaattgatcaatgtaTCGGCAGGAGACAAATCGGATGGTACCGATAAGCTCAAGGTCAGTAGCCGTCATATCGTTATCAAGGAAAGGCTTGTAAGTGAGTTTAATGAGTTGGACAAGAAATTCAAACGGCTGGTTAAGGTGTATcaggaaaagaaaagagtcACACCTATTATCTCCAAAACAGACCCTCAAAGAGACAATAAAGAACCAACTCACTATGATTCATATCAAGTCCAACAACAGACGCAATTGGAGCCCGAGTTAGATCAAGATTTGGTTGAGCAAACTGAATTACAATATCACTTACAATTGACAGAGGAGCGAAATCGAGAAATCGAACAAGTAACAGAGGGGATAATGGAGGTGAATTCGATattcaaagatttggaTCAGCTTATACATCAACAAGGTGAACAGCTCAATACAGTCGAGGATAATATATTGCAACTACATGGTAATACTCAACAGGCAGATAGAGAGTTGACAAAAGCAAACAACTATCAAAAACTGAAAAGTAAGTGGTCTTGCATTTTGCTCACAGCGTTGACAATAATCGTATTAATAGTAGTTCTCGCAGTTGTTAGCTAA